A genomic region of Thermodesulfobacteriota bacterium contains the following coding sequences:
- a CDS encoding energy transducer TonB translates to VLALNTSELKYHKYLMNMKRRIEFYWDYPPSAVRNGEQGRLKIDFTIDRDGSVGDIKVVKSSGYPPLDDAAVTAIRLASPFNPFPENFEIERVSIHGRFVYNLISYRGRGQP, encoded by the coding sequence GGTGCTCGCGCTCAACACCTCCGAGCTCAAGTACCACAAGTACCTAATGAACATGAAGCGCCGGATCGAGTTCTACTGGGACTACCCGCCTTCGGCCGTACGGAACGGAGAACAGGGCAGGCTGAAGATCGACTTCACTATAGACAGGGACGGCAGCGTGGGTGACATAAAGGTCGTAAAGTCCTCGGGCTACCCGCCGCTTGACGACGCAGCCGTCACCGCTATAAGGCTCGCCTCTCCGTTTAACCCGTTCCCGGAGAACTTCGAGATAGAGCGTGTGAGCATCCACGGCAGGTTTGTCTATAACCTTATAAGCTACAGGGGCCGCGGCCAGCCGTAG